In the Bicyclus anynana chromosome 6, ilBicAnyn1.1, whole genome shotgun sequence genome, one interval contains:
- the LOC112046694 gene encoding cytochrome b5-like, with the protein MSESEVKKFTRKGLTERNTKTDAVFIIENIVYDVTKFLDDHPGGHEVLLNVAGKDASEDFDDVGHSTDAKEMMKKYIIGELVEEDKVPTKRKQYKWSETDSQSKDGSFLTSWKFPVVLGLVMTVLYSYLFG; encoded by the coding sequence ATGTCTGAATCTGAAGTAAAAAAATTCACGCGCAAGGGACTAACCGAGAGGAATACCAAGACGGATGCAGTGTTCATCATTGAAAACATAGTTTACGATGTCACCAAATTCCTGGACGACCATCCCGGAGGTCACGAGGTCCTGTTGAACGTCGCCGGCAAAGACGCTAGCGAGGACTTCGACGACGTCGGCCACAGTACCGACGCCAAGGAAATGATGAAGAAGTACATAATCGGGGAACTGGTCGAGGAAGACAAAGTGCCGACGAAAAGGAAACAGTATAAATGGTCGGAAACAGATTCCCAGTCGAAAGATGGTAGTTTCCTGACATCTTGGAAGTTCCCTGTGGTGCTCGGACTTGTGATGACAGTGCTGTATTCTTATCTGTTCGGCTAG